Proteins co-encoded in one Cydia strobilella chromosome 14, ilCydStro3.1, whole genome shotgun sequence genomic window:
- the LOC134747056 gene encoding AP-1 complex subunit mu-1 translates to MSSSAIYILDVKGKVLISRNYRGDVDMGVIDKFMPLLMEKEEEGMLTPLLQTSECTFSYIKTNNLYIVSTTKKNANIALVFVFLYKIVEVMTEYFKELEEESIRDNFVVIYELLDELIDFGYPQTTDSKILQEYITQEGHKLEMQPRIPMAVTNAVSWRSEGIKYRKNEVFLDVIESVNLLANANGNVLRSEIVGAIKMRVYLSGMPELRLGLNDKVLFESTGRGKSKSVELEDVKFHQCVRLSRFENDRTISFIPPDGEFELMSYRLNTHVKPLIWIESVIERHAHSRVEYMIKAKSQFKRRSTANNVEIIIPVPADADSPKFKTTIGSVKYTPEQSAITWSIKSFPGGKEYLMRAHFGLPSVECEEVDGKPPIQVKFEIPYFTTSGIQVRYLKIIEKSGYQALPWVRYITQNGDYQLRTN, encoded by the coding sequence ATGTCTTCGTCTGCGATATACATTTTAGACGTCAAAGGTAAAGTCCTCATATCGAGGAACTACCGCGGCGATGTGGACATGGGCGTCATCGACAAGTTCATGCCTTTACTAATGGAGAAAGAAGAGGAAGGGATGTTGACACCTTTGCTACAGACTAGCGAATGCACGTTCTCCTACATCAAGACCAACAACCTCTATATCGTATCAACTACGAAGAAAAACGCTAACATAGCGCTTGTTTTCGTATTTCTTTACAAGATTGTTGAAGTCATGACTGAGTATTTCAAGGAGCTTGAAGAGGAGAGTATTCGCGACAACTTTGTGGTTATTTATGAGCTGCTAGATGAACTCATCGACTTTGGGTATCCTCAGACGACGGACAGCAAGATCCTGCAGGAGTACATCACCCAAGAAGGACATAAACTGGAGATGCAGCCAAGAATACCCATGGCGGTCACAAATGCAGTATCATGGAGATCAGAAGGCATAAAATACAGAAAGAATGAAGTATTCCTAGATGTAATCGAATCAGTCAATTTGCTTGCCAATGCTAATGGCAATGTGTTACGGAGTGAGATTGTTGGTGCCATAAAAATGAGAGTTTATCTGTCGGGCATGCCAGAGCTACGGTTGGGTTTGAATGATAAGGTGCTATTTGAGAGCACAGGTCGAGGCAAGTCCAAGTCTGTTGAGCTTGAAGATGTTAAATTCCATCAATGTGTCAGGTTGTCACGATTTGAGAATGACAGAACCATCTCGTTCATTCCTCCGGATGGTGAATTTGAGCTCATGTCCTACAGGTTAAACACTCATGTGAAGCCATTAATTTGGATTGAGTCTGTTATTGAGCGCCATGCCCACTCCAGGGTTGAATACATGATCAAAGCCAAATCACAGTTCAAAAGACGTTCTACAGCTAACAATGTAGAGATTATCATTCCTGTGCCTGCAGATGCTGATTCCCCTAAATTCAAAACGACCATTGGCAGCGTGAAATACACACCGGAACAGAGTGCTATAACCTGGTCTATTAAATCCTTCCCAGGAGGCAAAGAGTACCTAATGAGAGCTCATTTCGGTTTACCATCCGTTGAATGTGAAGAGGTTGATGGAAAGCCACCAATTCAGGTCAAATTCGAGATACCCTACTTTACTACATCGGGCATACAAGTCAGATACCTGAAGATCATTGAGAAGAGTGGCTACCAAGCTCTGCCTTGGGTGCGGTATATTACCCAGAACGGAGACTATCAGCTTAGAACCAACTGA
- the LOC134747340 gene encoding lipase 1-like, with protein MSITNIMLLIIVTSVTTNSLIPEDARLNFTELSMKYGHSAEEHIVITEDGYILTLFRIPGKKPPVLLLHGLNDCSDTFIIRGNSSLAITLANKGYDTWAGNARGNKYARQHTKLNPDTDLTFWDHSFHEHGYYDLPAIIDYILHATGHETLKSIGHSEGTTDHFVLGSLRPEYNEKIQILIAMGPSAFFKHLTPPLSLIIEMGPLLDQVSRPFKIEELFRDGSLEKNVFEEFCSRNAVFCRELLFQVGGHDPKRLERDFLPILFRHFPTSGSRKGLIHYDQLGLRKRFAKFDYGAAGNLKRYGHTEPPDYNLTQFTMKTALFAGNSDLLCDVKDVGYLRTILPNVVEYHLMESKRWNHYDFVWGNDMPKTLYPHILKLLEKF; from the coding sequence ATGTCAATTACTAATATAATGTTGCTTATCATAGTGACCAGTGTAACGACAAATTCATTAATACCCGAAGATGCGCGTCTTAATTTTACCGAGCTGAGCATGAAATACGGTCACAGCGCAGAAGAGCACATAGTGATCACAGAAGACGGATACATACTTACTCTATTCCGTATACCAGGGAAGAAACCTCCAGTATTATTACTGCACGGATTAAACGACTGTTCAGACACATTTATTATAAGAGGCAATAGCTCTTTAGCTATTACATTAGCTAATAAAGGCTATGACACATGGGCTGGGAATGCAAGAGGCAATAAATACGCGCGGCAACATACCAAACTAAACCCAGACACAGACTTAACTTTCTGGGATCACAGTTTTCACGAACACGGATATTACGATTTACCTGCTATTATAGATTACATTTTACACGCAACAGGACATGAGACTCTTAAAAGCATTGGACATTCTGAGGGAACGACTGATCACTTCGTATTAGGATCACTTAGACCTGAATACAACGAAAAAATCCAAATCTTGATAGCGATGGGGCCCTCGGCGTTTTTTAAACATTTGACGCCACCACTGTCGTTAATAATTGAAATGGGTCCTTTATTAGATCAAGTTTCACGCCCTTTTAAAATTGAAGAATTATTCCGAGATGGAAGtcttgaaaaaaatgtttttgaagaATTCTGTAGCCGAAACGCTGTTTTTTGTCGTGAGCTTTTATTCCAAGTTGGGGGACACGATCCTAAACGACTGGAACGGGACTTTTTGCCTATATTATTTAGACATTTTCCTACATCAGGATCGAGAAAAGGCCTTATTCATTACGACCAGCTAGGCCTAAGAAAGCGCTTTGCCAAATTCGACTATGGCGCTGCAGGCAATTTAAAACGCTACGGGCACACTGAACCACCGGATTACAATCTTACCCAATTCACGATGAAAACAGCACTTTTTGCGGGAAACAGTGACCTTTTGTGTGATGTGAAGGATGTGGGATATCTTCGAACCATTCTTCCAAACGTGGTGGAGTATCATTTAATGGAGTCCAAAAGATGGAACCATTATGATTTCGTTTGGGGTAATGACATGCCCAAGACTTTGTATCCTCACATTTTGAAGTTATTGGAGAAATTTTAA
- the LOC134747413 gene encoding DNA polymerase subunit gamma-1, mitochondrial has product MQRVNVSLCIKNFVKLSRIRTRCYCDIIPKSQVTIVRKKIAELNNLKTESVPKEDLKENISKESFQEANSKENDSKDFRVNEYNIQMISKNIYDQLFKDPSTKVDSNIIKSCQESLIRHGIDYKQNPYVPDVELKLPELQGKDVVEHFYNIGEQQSGPYRELLKTLACANIPQPPKEWSKTYGWCRYTSDGAEQVPCPPDDALIFDVEVLMSAGKRPTLACAVSPDAWYGWVSHPLANGEPHQSFDHVNYEDLIPLETDGDQPFGDLERPRVVVGHNVSYDRSKIKEQYWLEQTGVRFMDTMSMHTCVSGVTSYQRTVLKSKTKEPDPTDDYWMEMSSLNSLTEVHKLYCGVPVDKATRDTFVGGTMQDVHDNFQMLMSYCAHDVIATHNVLGQLLPLFLERFPHPVTMAGMLELGSAYLPVNSNWLQYIDSSETIFEDLKLESKQILSQKADEACKLMENDAYKKDLWTWDQDWSTQTLKLKKTIPKKKNEVPELAIKFENRTANKELDVLCDEYIEAIESNSYRPDTFEGVEELSKKFAYLFDLKRALPVKRPYLAGYPAWYRKLCTKPGKEDYWEPGANNITTSMQITPKLLRLSWEGYPLHYIMGEGWGFLVPFRRQNNSEDQPRLPLEELLEKCPVAECKEGGEEDCYVLSKTVEEDLGRRAYFARKKLDEQAAANQYHGLGVWCGIQLQGCCHFLRLPHKDGPKYKVGNPLARDFLDMFSQNVLSAQGNDAEKVLSFGRMMSYWRNNRERIMGQQVVWLPATALPQHLRGVRQYGAILPQVVACGTLTRRASEPTWMTASNAQKDRIGSELRAMVQAPPGYNFVGADVDSQELWIAALLGDSKFSSCGGTALGWAVLAGDKARKTDVHSLTARAADISRSHAKVINYARIYGAGQTFAERLLKQFNPTMTMSEAKSKAAKMYATTKGRRVYVLKKKYMEGMIDEDLDGQVVEMSGYQAIRLAKMSGKKVEEMFERPRWVGGTESEMFNKLEEIADSEAPSTAFLSGRLSRALEHAHGRWAGTRLNWAVQSAAADYLHLMLASMRRQAPTARFCLSFHDEVRYLVPEEQKYETALALQITNLLTRAFCSQRVGINDLPLSVAFFTSVEVDQVLRKEADLCCTTPSNPHGLEKGYGIPSGESLNIYQVIDRCKK; this is encoded by the exons atgcaacgAGTAAACGTTTCACTGTGCATAAAAAACTTTGTAAAACTATCTCGCATTCGTACACGATGTTACTGTGATATAATTCCCAAAAGCCAAGTTActattgtaagaaaaaaaattgcggAATTAAATAACCTCAAAACAGAAAGTGTTCCAAAAGAAGATCTTAAAGAAAACATTTCCAAAGAAAGTTTTCAAGAAGCTAATTCTAAAGAAAACGATTCCAAAGACTTTAGAGTTAATGAATACAATATACAGATGATTTCTAAGAACATATATGACCAGTTATTTAAGGATCCTAGTACTAAAGTTGATTCTAATATCATTAAAAG TTGCCAAGAAAGTCTAATAAGACATGGAATAGATTACAAACAGAACCCTTACGTGCCTGACGTAGAGCTCAAATTACCAGAGCTCCAGGGCAAGGATGTTGTAGAGCACTTTTACAACATCGGTGAGCAGCAGTCTGGGCCTTACAGAGAGCTGTTGAAGACTCTGGCCTGCGCCAACATACCACAGCCACCTAAG GAATGGTCGAAAACCTACGGGTGGTGCAGGTACACCAGCGACGGCGCGGAGCAAGTGCCCTGCCCGCCTGACGACGCGCTTATATTCGACGTGGAGGTCTTGATGTCGGCCGGGAAGAGGCCTACTTTGGCCTGCGCAGTGTCACCTGACGCTTG GTACGGATGGGTGAGCCATCCCCTAGCCAACGGCGAACCCCACCAATCCTTCGACCACGTGAACTACGAAGACCTCATACCATTAGAGACCGACGGAGACCAGCCTTTTGGAGACCTCGAGAGACCTAGAGTAGTGGTTGGTCATAATGTGTCGTATGATCGGAGTAAAATAAAGGAGCAATACTGGCTGGAACAGACAG GAGTGAGATTCATGGACACCATGTCCATGCATACGTGCGTCAGTGGGGTGACCAGCTATCAGCGGACAGTCCTGAAATCTAAAACCAAGGAACCGGACCCTACAGATGACTATTGGATGGAAATGAGCTCTCTCAATAGTCTGACAGAA GTACACAAACTGTACTGCGGCGTGCCAGTAGACAAGGCCACCCGCGACACATTCGTGGGCGGCACCATGCAGGACGTGCACGACAACTTCCAGATGTTAATGTCCTATTGCGCCCACGACGTGATCGCAACGCACAACGTGCTGGGACAACTGTTGCCGTTGTTCTTGGAACGGTTCCCGCACCCTGTTACTATGGCCGGCATGCTCGAGTTAG GGTCAGCGTATCTACCCGTCAACTCCAACTGGCTCCAATACATAGACTCATCAGAAACGATATTCGAagatttaaaattagaatcaaaacaaatattatcccAAAAAGCCGACGAAGCGTGCAAATTAATGGAAAACGACGCTTACAAAAAAGACCTTTGGACGTGGGACCAGGATTGGTCTACTCAAACTTTGAAGTTAAAGAAAACCatccctaaaaagaaaaatgaaGTTCCAGAACTGgccataaaatttgaaaatcgaACGGCGAATAAAGAACTCGATGTTTTATGCGACGAATACATCGAAGCTATAGAATCAAATTCTTACCGGCCAGATACTTTTGAAGGGGTTGAGGAGTTGAGTAAAAAGTTTGCATATCTGTTTGATTTGAAGCGGGCTTTGCCGGTGAAAAGGCCGTATTTGGCGGGGTACCCGGCGTGGTATAGGAAACTATGTACGAAGCCGGGTAAAGAGGATTATTGGGAGCCTGGGGCTAACAATATTACCACTAGTATGCAG ATAACACCTAAACTTCTCCGCCTATCCTGGGAAGGTTACCCCCTCCACTACATAATGGGCGAAGGGTGGGGGTTCTTAGTGCCCTTCAGAAGACAAAACAACAGTGAAGACCAGCCAAGACTGCCCTTGGAGGAGTTGTTGGAGAAATGTCCTGTGGCGGAGTGTAAGGAGGGCGGAGAGGAGGATTGCTACGTTTTGTCGAAGACTGTTGAG GAGGACCTGGGCAGACGAGCGTACTTTGCCAGGAAGAAATTAGACGAGCAGGCCGCTGCCAACCAGTACCACGGCTTAGGCGTGTGGTGCGGGATACAACTACAAG GATGTTGCCACTTCCTAAGGCTGCCTCACAAAGACGGCCCCAAGTACAAAGTGGGGAATCCTTTAGCGCGCGACTTTCTGGACATGTTCAGTCAAAACGTTCTATCCGCACAGGGGAATGACGCTGAGAAA gtacTCTCCTTCGGCCGTATGATGTCCTACTGGCGCAACAACCGCGAGCGGATCATGGGGCAGCAAGTAGTGTGGCTGCCCGCAACAGCGCTGCCGCAACATTTGCGCGGCGTGCGGCAGTACGGCGCCATCTTGCCGCAGGTTGTCGCATGCGGCACGCTCACTAGGAG GGCTAGTGAACCGACCTGGATGACAGCCAGCAACGCGCAGAAGGACCGAATCGGTTCAGAACTACGGGCTATGGTCCAAGCGCCTCCTGGATATAATTTCGTTGGCGCTGATGTCGATTCGCAG GAGCTGTGGATAGCAGCGTTGCTCGGTGACTCGAAATTTTCATCATGTGGTGGAACAGCATTGGGGTGGGCAGTTCTGGCTGGTGACAAG GCCCGCAAGACAGATGTGCACTCGCTTACCGCTCGTGCAGCTGACATATCGCGCTCGCACGCTAAAGTTATCAACTACGCTAGGATATACG ggGCTGGCCAAACTTTCGCCGAGCGACTTCTAAAGCAGTTCAACCCTACCATGACCATGTCCGAAGCCAAAAGCAAAGCCGCCAAAATGTACGCCACCACCAAAGGGAGGAGGGTGTATGTGCTGAAGAAAAAATACATGGAGGGGATGATCGATGAGGATTTAGACGGACAG GTTGTAGAAATGTCCGGATACCAGGCGATCAGGCTGGCCAAAATGAGCGGCAAGAAAGTTGAAGAGATGTTCGAGCGACCGCGCTGGGTCGGCGGCACCGAATCTGAAATGTTCAACAAACTGGAAGAAATCGCTG aCTCCGAAGCGCCATCAACAGCATTCCTCTCCGGGCGACTGTCCCGCGCGCTAGAACACGCGCACGGGCGCTGGGCCGGCACCCGGCTCAACTGGGCCGTGCAGTCGGCCGCGGCGGACTACCTGCACCTCATGCTGGCCAGCATGCGCCGACAGGCGCCCACAGCCAG